A genomic window from Sphingomonas oryzagri includes:
- the pdxH gene encoding pyridoxamine 5'-phosphate oxidase, with the protein MTNDPHALFRAWMAEARASELNDSNAMALATVGADGMPSVRMVLLKGHDERGFVFYTNRESRKAGELAADPQAALLFHWKSLRRQVRIEGPVSLVSDEESDAYFATRSRDSQLGAWASDQSRPLDARATFEARFEEVQARFEGGDVPRPPHWGGYRVTPVRIEFWQDRAHRLHERRVFVRDGDGWQEGLLYP; encoded by the coding sequence ATGACGAACGACCCCCATGCCCTGTTTCGAGCCTGGATGGCGGAGGCGCGCGCCTCCGAACTCAACGACTCCAACGCGATGGCGCTGGCCACCGTCGGGGCGGACGGGATGCCATCGGTCCGGATGGTACTGTTGAAGGGCCACGACGAGCGCGGCTTTGTCTTCTACACCAACCGCGAGAGCCGCAAGGCAGGCGAACTGGCGGCCGATCCGCAGGCGGCGCTGCTCTTTCATTGGAAGAGCCTGCGCCGGCAGGTGCGGATCGAGGGGCCGGTCAGCCTCGTATCGGACGAAGAATCGGACGCCTATTTCGCCACCCGATCGCGGGATTCGCAGCTGGGCGCCTGGGCATCGGACCAGTCCCGCCCGCTCGATGCCCGCGCCACCTTCGAGGCCCGCTTCGAGGAGGTGCAGGCGCGTTTCGAGGGCGGCGACGTGCCGCGCCCGCCGCATTGGGGCGGCTATCGGGTGACGCCGGTGCGGATCGAGTTCTGGCAGGATCGCGCGCACCGCCTGCACGAACGGCGTGTCTTCGTACGCGATGGTGACGGCTGGCAAGAAGGGCTGCTCTACCCATGA
- a CDS encoding DnaJ C-terminal domain-containing protein, giving the protein MADPYSTLNVARNADEKAIKSAYRKLAKELHPDRNQDNPKAADRFAAVTQAYDLLSDKDKRAQYDRGEIDENGQPKMPFGFGGAGGGGNPFGGRGGFRPGAGPGGAGGFQGESGDFSSIFDELFGGAGGGGGGPFGGGRRGGARPQPKGADVTYRLSVSFEDAAALRPQRVSLANGKTIELKLPAGVETGTQRRLPNQGEAGPAGPGDAIVTIEVQPHRFFKREGDNVLLDLPVRLDEAVLGAKVKVPTVDGAVMVTIPKGSTSGKTLRLGGKGFHKEGGARGDQLVTLLVDLPAADAELEKLVESWTGDRDRNPRAGLGV; this is encoded by the coding sequence ATGGCAGACCCCTATTCGACCCTGAACGTGGCCCGGAACGCCGACGAGAAGGCGATCAAGTCCGCCTATCGCAAACTCGCCAAGGAGCTGCATCCGGATCGCAACCAGGACAATCCGAAGGCGGCCGATCGCTTCGCGGCGGTGACGCAGGCCTATGATCTGCTCTCGGACAAGGACAAGCGCGCCCAGTACGATCGCGGCGAGATCGACGAGAACGGCCAGCCCAAGATGCCGTTCGGCTTCGGCGGTGCGGGTGGCGGCGGCAATCCGTTCGGCGGGCGCGGTGGCTTCCGCCCCGGTGCCGGCCCCGGCGGCGCGGGCGGCTTCCAGGGCGAGAGCGGCGATTTCTCCAGCATCTTCGACGAATTGTTCGGGGGTGCGGGCGGAGGTGGCGGTGGCCCGTTCGGCGGCGGGCGGCGTGGTGGCGCCCGGCCGCAGCCCAAGGGCGCGGACGTCACCTATCGCCTGTCGGTCAGCTTCGAGGACGCCGCGGCCCTTCGGCCGCAGCGCGTGAGCCTCGCCAACGGCAAGACGATCGAACTGAAGCTCCCCGCCGGCGTCGAGACCGGGACGCAGCGGCGCCTGCCCAATCAGGGCGAGGCCGGACCCGCCGGTCCCGGCGATGCGATCGTCACGATCGAGGTGCAGCCGCACCGCTTCTTCAAGCGTGAGGGCGACAATGTCCTGCTCGATCTGCCGGTGCGGCTGGACGAGGCGGTGCTCGGCGCCAAGGTGAAGGTGCCCACCGTCGACGGCGCGGTGATGGTGACGATCCCCAAGGGTTCGACCTCCGGCAAGACGCTGCGGCTGGGCGGCAAGGGTTTCCACAAGGAAGGCGGCGCGCGGGGCGATCAGTTGGTCACGCTGCTGGTCGACCTTCCCGCCGCTGATGCCGAGCTGGAGAAACTGGTCGAAAGCTGGACCGGCGATCGCGATCGCAATCCCCGCGCGGGGCTGGGCGTCTGA
- a CDS encoding YihY/virulence factor BrkB family protein, translating into MQRASARMGISLPVFTIVKRVVIGVYSDGFIHAGNLAYLTLLALFPFFIIVTALAQLFGRSGDGAEAVAQVLRLMPHGVADLLRPAIDSVLAARTGPLLWLGAAVGLWTVGSFIETIRDILRRAYGTRPGGAFWHYRLGSVAIIVVAVMLMMLAFAVQVALTGAEQFVYRLVPVARDFTGWISLSRLLPAFAVFVALYVLFYTLTPSLYRFSKNPKWPGALFTAGWWLAVTVVLPVILNRLGNYNRTYGSLAGIVIMLFFFWLVGFGLVIGAHLNAALAESPEQELKDPAEETEEAAWPV; encoded by the coding sequence ATGCAGCGTGCGTCCGCGCGGATGGGGATCAGTCTGCCGGTCTTCACCATCGTCAAGCGCGTGGTGATCGGCGTCTATTCGGATGGCTTCATCCACGCCGGCAATCTGGCCTACCTGACGCTGCTGGCGCTGTTCCCCTTCTTCATCATCGTGACGGCGCTGGCCCAGTTGTTCGGCCGGTCCGGCGACGGAGCGGAGGCGGTGGCGCAGGTGCTCCGCCTGATGCCGCACGGCGTGGCCGATCTGCTGCGGCCCGCGATCGATTCGGTGCTGGCGGCGCGCACCGGACCGCTGCTCTGGCTCGGCGCGGCGGTCGGCCTGTGGACGGTCGGCAGCTTCATCGAGACGATCCGCGACATCCTGCGCCGCGCCTACGGCACCCGGCCGGGCGGCGCCTTCTGGCATTACCGGCTGGGATCGGTGGCGATCATCGTCGTCGCGGTGATGCTGATGATGCTGGCCTTCGCGGTACAGGTGGCGCTGACCGGCGCGGAGCAATTCGTCTATCGGCTCGTCCCCGTCGCGCGGGACTTTACGGGCTGGATCAGCCTTTCACGCCTGCTGCCCGCCTTTGCGGTGTTCGTCGCGCTCTACGTATTGTTCTACACGCTGACCCCCAGCCTTTATCGCTTCTCGAAGAACCCGAAATGGCCCGGTGCCCTGTTCACCGCCGGCTGGTGGCTGGCGGTAACGGTGGTGCTGCCCGTCATCCTCAACCGGTTGGGCAACTATAACCGCACCTATGGCAGCCTCGCGGGCATCGTCATCATGCTGTTCTTCTTCTGGCTGGTGGGCTTTGGCCTGGTAATCGGCGCGCACCTCAACGCAGCACTGGCGGAATCCCCCGAACAGGAGCTAAAGGACCCCGCCGAAGAGACTGAGGAAGCAGCATGGCCGGTTTGA
- the fabI gene encoding enoyl-ACP reductase FabI, producing the protein MAGLMQGKRGLIMGLANDKSLAWGIAKMLKEHGAELAFSYQGEAILKRVKPLAEQLGSDLLIDCDVADMDALDTAFDTLKATWPTIDFVVHAIGFSDKSQLRGKFYDTTLDNFLMTMNISAYSLVAVAKRAREMMPNGGSILTLTYYGAEKVIPHYNVMGVAKAALETSVKYLAVDMGPEAIRVNAISAGPIQTLAARGIGDFNYILKWNELNAPMRRTVTIEDVGGAGLYFLSDLSAGVTGEIHHVDAGYNVIGMKAEDAPDIALA; encoded by the coding sequence ATGGCCGGTTTGATGCAGGGTAAGCGCGGGCTCATCATGGGCCTGGCCAATGACAAGAGCCTCGCCTGGGGCATCGCGAAGATGCTCAAGGAGCATGGCGCCGAGCTGGCGTTCTCGTATCAGGGCGAGGCGATCCTGAAGCGCGTGAAGCCGCTTGCCGAGCAGCTGGGTTCCGACCTGCTGATCGACTGCGATGTCGCGGACATGGACGCGCTGGACACGGCATTCGATACGCTGAAGGCGACCTGGCCGACGATCGACTTCGTCGTCCACGCCATCGGCTTCTCGGACAAGAGCCAGCTGCGTGGAAAGTTCTACGACACCACGCTCGACAATTTCCTGATGACGATGAACATTTCGGCCTATTCGCTGGTCGCGGTGGCGAAGCGCGCGCGGGAAATGATGCCGAACGGCGGCTCGATCCTGACGCTCACCTATTACGGGGCCGAGAAGGTGATCCCGCACTACAACGTGATGGGCGTCGCCAAGGCCGCGCTGGAGACCAGCGTGAAATATCTCGCGGTCGACATGGGTCCGGAGGCGATCCGCGTGAACGCCATTTCGGCCGGCCCGATCCAGACGCTGGCCGCGCGCGGCATCGGCGACTTCAACTACATCCTCAAGTGGAACGAGCTGAACGCCCCGATGCGCCGCACCGTGACGATCGAGGATGTCGGCGGCGCCGGCCTCTATTTCCTCTCGGACCTGTCGGCGGGCGTGACCGGCGAGATCCATCACGTCGATGCCGGTTACAACGTCATCGGCATGAAGGCCGAGGACGCGCCGGACATCGCTCTGGCGTGA